GCCTTGATGACATTCGCCTTGGCATCGACTCCGGTCAAGCGTTGATCCAAACCCTGGTAACGGTAGGTGAGTCGCTCGTGGTCGATACCGAGTAGGTAAAGGACCGTGGCATGGAAGTCCCGAATATGGACGGGGTCTTTGACGATGTTGTAACTGAAATCGTCCGTCTCACCGTAGATTGTTCCGCCTTTGACACCGCCGCCTGCCATCCACATGGTGAAGCAGCGGGGATGATGATCCCGGCCATAGTTCGTCTTGGACAAGCCGCCTTGGCTATATATGGTTCGGCCGAATTCACCGCCCCAAATCACCAGAGTGGAATCGAGTAATCCCTTACGTTTAAGGTCCTGAATCAGCGCCCAACAGGGTTGGTCGACATCGCGGCACTGGTCGGGCATTCGTCCGGCCACATTGCTGTGATGATCCCAGTTGTTGTGGTAAATCTGGACGAAGCGGACGCCCCGCTCGACGAGGCGACGCGCCATCAAGGCGGTGTAGGCAAAGGTTCCCGGCTTATGGACATCCGGCCCATACATTTCCAGGACTTTCTGCGGCTCTCTGGATAGATCAGTCAACTCCGGCACGCTTGTTTGCATGCGATAAGCCATCTCGTACTGGGCAATACGGGTGTTGGTTTCGGGATCGCCCAGCCGTTCATAGGTGAACTCGTTGAGCCGCTTGATCCCATCGAGGGTTTTCCGGCGAACCTGGGACGAGACACCGGGAGGATCATTGATAAACAGGATCGGGTCGCCACTACTGCGGAAGGAGACAGCGGCATGCTCGCCCGGGAGGTAACCGGACTGCCACAAGCGAGCCGAGATGGCTTGTACCTGCTCCTGATTGCTGGGCGTGGCCACCATAACCACAAAGGTGGGCAAGTCCCGGTTGAGGCTTCCCAAGCCGTAGCTGGTCCAAGCCCCCAAACAGGGCCGGCCGGTGACTTGGTTCCCTGTCTGAATGTAGGTGATAGCCGGTTCGTGATTGATGGCTTCGGTGTGCATCGAGCGGATGAACACCATGTCATCCACCATACGGGCGGTGTAGGGCAGCAATTCACAGACCCACATGCCGCACTGGCCATGCTGCCGGAACTTGAACTTGCTCGGGGCGATCGGAAAACGAGCTTGGCCGCTGGTCATGGTGGTCAGTCGTTGCCCCATGCGGACGCTGTCGGGCAGGTCCTTGTCGAAATAGTCCAGCATCTTCGGCTTGTAGTCGTACAGGTCCATTTGTGAGGGGCCGCCGACCATATGCAGATAGATGACATGGCGGGCCTTGGCCGGGTGATGGGTCTGTTTGAGAGCGGCTCCGAAACCGGTCGGGCTGCCATTGCCCGCGGCGCGCCCCTCCTCTTGCAGTAAAGTCGCCAAGGCGGCGGTACCCAAAGTGAAACTGGCCGATTGGAAGAAATACCGCCGCGTCATCGCCAAGGCATAAGGATGTTCAAACAGGTGGCTCATGGATACCCCTCACATGTTCAAGGCCGGGTGTTTCCCCGCAATCTTCTTACACGGACTGATCCTTGGATTATCCCCATTCATTTGTTAAGCACTTCATCGAGGTTGAGCAATTGGTTAGCAATCAAAGTCCAGGCAGCTAGTTCAGCGGCTTCAAGCCGGGGATCAGACTTATATTCTCCATAAGTGATCAGCTTTTTGGCCTCCTGCGGATTCTGGGTGTAGTAGGACCGCAAGTCCTGGAGGCTCTCCCGGAGCACCTGCACTTCGCGGGCTTCGAGCGGACGGCAGAGGACACGCCGAGCGATGAAGTCGAGGCGTGCCTCGTCCGCCGGATTGTACAGGAGCGCTTTTTCCGCTAGGACACGGGCGGCTTCGACAAACTGGACATCGTTGAGAGTGACCAGGGCCTGCAACGGGGTGTTAGTGCGTTCCCGACGCACGCAACAGGTTTCCCGGTTCGGAGCGTTCAGGATTTCCATAGAAGCAGGAGGAGCAGCTCGCTTCCAGAAGGTGTACATACTCCGACGGTAGAGATTCTCGCCGCTGTCGCGCTTGTAGTTGCGGGTGTTGGAACCGATCATGGCCACGGCTTCCCAAACGCCATCGGGCTGATACGGCTTGACACTGGGTCCGCCGATCTTGCGCACGAGTAGTCCGCTGGCGGCCAGGGCATAGTCCCGGATCATTTCCGCATCCATCCGGAAGCGCGGACCACGGGAAAGCAGGCGATTGTCCCGGTCTTTCTCCACTTTCTCCGGAGTCAGGACAGCGGCTTGGCGGTAGGTAGCGCTCGTTACGATGAGGCGGAAGAGCTTCTTGACATCCCAGCCGCTTTCTCGAAACTCAACGGCCAGCCAATCGAGCAATTCCGGGTGGCTGGGCAACTCGCCGGAGACTCCGAAGTCGCCGGTGGTTTTCACCAGACCTGTACCAAACACCTCTTGCCAGAAGCGATTCACGGTGACGCGGGCCATCAGCGGATGCTCCGGTCGGCAAAGCCATCGGGCCAAACCCAAACGATTGCGAGGTAAATCAGGGGGCATTGGCGGCAGCACGCGGGGAACATCGGCCTTCACCGGGTCTCGCCGTTTGTCGTACTCGCCGCGGAAGAGGATGTAGGCCATCGGTTCGCTATTCGGACGTTCTTGCATAATGTGGGCGACGGTTCCCCGTGCGCGGATGGCGGCCTCTTCCTGTTGCAAACGGGCCAATTGCTCCTGCATCTGCCGGGAAGGAGCATCGAA
This Thermogemmata fonticola DNA region includes the following protein-coding sequences:
- a CDS encoding DUF1501 domain-containing protein translates to MSHLFEHPYALAMTRRYFFQSASFTLGTAALATLLQEEGRAAGNGSPTGFGAALKQTHHPAKARHVIYLHMVGGPSQMDLYDYKPKMLDYFDKDLPDSVRMGQRLTTMTSGQARFPIAPSKFKFRQHGQCGMWVCELLPYTARMVDDMVFIRSMHTEAINHEPAITYIQTGNQVTGRPCLGAWTSYGLGSLNRDLPTFVVMVATPSNQEQVQAISARLWQSGYLPGEHAAVSFRSSGDPILFINDPPGVSSQVRRKTLDGIKRLNEFTYERLGDPETNTRIAQYEMAYRMQTSVPELTDLSREPQKVLEMYGPDVHKPGTFAYTALMARRLVERGVRFVQIYHNNWDHHSNVAGRMPDQCRDVDQPCWALIQDLKRKGLLDSTLVIWGGEFGRTIYSQGGLSKTNYGRDHHPRCFTMWMAGGGVKGGTIYGETDDFSYNIVKDPVHIRDFHATVLYLLGIDHERLTYRYQGLDQRLTGVDAKANVIKAIIA